Proteins found in one archaeon genomic segment:
- a CDS encoding iron-sulfur cluster assembly accessory protein, with product MQELQPLVLFTPTARQKLGEVLAAENATESYLKIEVYQGGGCACSGGFRYALSLEQKPGQSDVVEEVGGLRVMAGKADADMIRGSKIDFIETLQRTGFKIENPNVHAEACGCGGH from the coding sequence ATGCAAGAATTGCAACCGTTGGTACTGTTCACGCCTACCGCCAGGCAAAAGCTCGGAGAGGTTTTGGCCGCGGAGAACGCGACCGAATCATACCTCAAGATCGAGGTCTACCAGGGCGGAGGGTGCGCCTGTAGCGGAGGCTTCAGATATGCGCTGAGCCTTGAGCAAAAGCCTGGACAGTCCGACGTGGTCGAGGAGGTCGGGGGCCTGAGGGTCATGGCTGGCAAGGCGGATGCGGACATGATCAGAGGGTCGAAGATCGACTTCATCGAAACCCTGCAGAGGACAGGGTTCAAGATCGAGAACCCGAATGTCCACGCAGAAGCATGCGGCTGCGGCGGACACTAA
- a CDS encoding YcaQ family DNA glycosylase, protein MPRGAERRISTTTARRLAVAKQHLSDEAAAQVDSKKILDVVRDLGCLQIDPIKVVAPSHQIVLWSRLGRFPLPELDDLLWKERKLFEYWAHEASIVLTEDYPLYHSMMEGFLESAPFPQSYRSRVRAWVSRNAKLRSYVLGELRAKGPRLSRRFENAGPRHAATAWSSGSDVSRMLHFLQFRGEVMVVGREGGQKVWGLASEFLPKWVSREDLSEEEVQLRAVQRAVKALGVATKAHIKLHFLRRRYRDVDATLRKLESEYKIRRVLLEGSGSEEGSYYVHADDLKRLDDIEAGKWRPKTTLLSPFDNLICDRARTSSLFGFEYRVEIYTPASQRKHGYYVLPILDGDRLIGRVDPYFDREAGRLIVKAVHAEEGAPRDRKTAARVRGAVDSLAESLGASKVDFTTRVPESWKSELR, encoded by the coding sequence TTGCCCAGGGGCGCGGAAAGAAGAATCTCCACTACTACGGCGAGGAGGCTTGCCGTTGCGAAGCAGCACCTCTCCGACGAGGCTGCGGCCCAGGTCGACTCCAAGAAAATCCTCGACGTTGTCCGTGACCTTGGCTGCCTGCAGATAGACCCCATCAAGGTGGTCGCGCCCAGCCATCAGATCGTACTCTGGAGCAGGCTGGGAAGGTTCCCCCTGCCCGAGCTTGACGACCTACTGTGGAAGGAGAGGAAGCTCTTCGAGTACTGGGCCCACGAAGCGTCGATCGTCCTCACTGAGGACTACCCCCTGTACCATTCGATGATGGAGGGGTTCCTGGAATCGGCACCGTTCCCACAGTCGTATCGCTCGAGGGTCAGAGCTTGGGTCTCCAGGAATGCAAAGTTGAGGAGCTACGTCCTGGGTGAGCTCAGAGCGAAGGGCCCCCGCCTCTCGAGGCGGTTCGAGAACGCCGGACCAAGGCATGCGGCCACAGCGTGGAGCTCGGGCAGCGATGTCTCTCGGATGCTGCACTTCTTGCAGTTCAGGGGAGAGGTGATGGTCGTGGGTCGGGAAGGTGGGCAGAAGGTCTGGGGACTCGCGAGCGAGTTCCTTCCGAAGTGGGTCTCCAGGGAAGACCTGTCAGAAGAGGAGGTCCAGCTCAGGGCAGTCCAGCGTGCGGTCAAGGCGCTGGGAGTAGCCACGAAGGCGCACATCAAGTTGCACTTCCTTCGTCGAAGGTATCGCGACGTCGATGCGACCCTGCGAAAGCTGGAGTCAGAGTACAAGATCAGGAGAGTTCTCCTGGAGGGCTCAGGCTCGGAAGAAGGCTCTTACTATGTCCACGCTGATGACCTGAAGAGGCTGGACGACATCGAGGCAGGGAAGTGGAGGCCTAAGACGACTCTCCTCTCACCGTTCGACAACCTGATCTGCGACAGAGCGAGGACGAGCTCCCTGTTCGGGTTCGAGTACAGAGTCGAGATCTACACTCCGGCGTCGCAGCGGAAGCATGGCTACTACGTCCTCCCCATCCTCGACGGCGACCGCCTGATCGGAAGGGTCGACCCATACTTCGACAGGGAGGCGGGCAGGCTCATCGTCAAGGCCGTCCACGCAGAAGAGGGAGCGCCGAGGGACCGCAAGACAGCCGCCCGGGTCCGTGGGGCTGTGGACTCTCTGGCAGAGTCCCTCGGCGCGAGCAAGGTCGACTTTACGACGAGGGTGCCGGAGTCCTGGAAGAGCGAACTCAGATAG
- a CDS encoding fumarate hydratase, with protein MKYVEGSKRVFLNTGTRFPREVIWAVGAVKLSAAKANVQLGLLDAPTGKAIQAKAREVMKGKHDAMMSVDVYQTGSGTGLNMNANELVAELASAELGKKVHPNDQVNMSQSSNDVGPTAARVAAAVVVTRDLLPAIVMMARSLRALSRKTGSVYKSGRTHLRDALPVTMGQEFGAYAEEFELDADLSKKALGFVLELPIGGTAVGTGLNADPRFGGMVAKELSTESGLRFKSAKNKFRPTRLLTDVLSVSGAMRTVSIDLYRLCQDMRLMFSGPLTGLGEIDITTQEEVAGSSIMPGKTNPVTLESALLACAEVVGLDGANTMAASLGEFELSMGVPLMGYNIVLQAKLLSEALRKVASLVVDHVVPMKAKARKYAESSPALITVISPKIGYDKAAVLGKRLAKGVPIRKALGSLGYTKVEIDAMLDLRSLVRPGIPSKKLSG; from the coding sequence ATGAAGTACGTGGAGGGCTCCAAGAGAGTCTTCCTGAATACTGGTACGCGATTTCCAAGGGAGGTCATCTGGGCTGTCGGGGCCGTTAAGCTCTCGGCGGCCAAGGCCAACGTCCAGCTCGGCCTTCTCGACGCACCGACTGGCAAGGCGATCCAAGCCAAGGCCCGGGAGGTAATGAAGGGAAAGCACGATGCCATGATGTCCGTGGACGTCTATCAGACAGGGTCTGGGACCGGGTTGAACATGAACGCGAACGAGCTGGTCGCCGAGCTCGCCTCCGCGGAGCTGGGGAAGAAAGTCCATCCGAACGACCAGGTCAACATGAGCCAGTCGTCCAACGACGTCGGGCCGACGGCGGCCAGGGTCGCCGCTGCGGTGGTGGTTACTCGGGACCTCCTGCCTGCGATAGTGATGATGGCCAGGAGTCTCCGGGCGCTGTCGAGGAAGACCGGCTCGGTGTACAAGTCCGGGAGGACTCACCTGAGGGACGCGTTGCCAGTCACAATGGGGCAGGAGTTCGGGGCCTACGCAGAGGAGTTCGAGCTCGACGCCGACCTGTCGAAGAAGGCGCTGGGCTTTGTCCTCGAGCTGCCGATCGGCGGGACTGCGGTGGGGACTGGACTCAACGCCGACCCGAGGTTCGGGGGGATGGTGGCCAAGGAGCTCTCGACCGAGTCGGGGCTCAGATTCAAGAGCGCGAAGAACAAGTTCAGGCCGACCAGGCTCCTCACTGATGTGCTCTCCGTGAGCGGTGCGATGAGGACGGTGAGCATCGACCTCTACAGGCTCTGCCAGGACATGAGGCTCATGTTCTCGGGTCCGCTCACCGGGCTGGGCGAGATAGACATCACCACGCAGGAGGAGGTGGCGGGGAGCAGCATAATGCCGGGAAAGACCAACCCTGTCACTCTCGAGAGCGCGCTGCTGGCCTGTGCGGAGGTGGTGGGCCTTGACGGGGCGAACACGATGGCAGCCTCCCTCGGGGAGTTCGAACTCTCCATGGGCGTCCCGCTGATGGGATACAACATCGTGCTGCAGGCGAAGCTGCTCTCGGAGGCCCTGCGAAAGGTCGCGTCCCTCGTCGTGGACCATGTAGTCCCCATGAAAGCGAAGGCGAGGAAGTACGCGGAGAGCAGCCCGGCGCTCATCACAGTCATATCGCCCAAGATAGGGTACGACAAGGCAGCTGTACTTGGAAAGCGCCTTGCGAAAGGGGTCCCCATCAGGAAGGCCCTCGGTTCCCTTGGCTACACCAAAGTCGAGATTGACGCCATGCTCGACCTGAGGTCTCTTGTCAGGCCGGGCATCCCTTCCAAGAAGCTGTCGGGCTAG